From a region of the Lactuca sativa cultivar Salinas chromosome 4, Lsat_Salinas_v11, whole genome shotgun sequence genome:
- the LOC111906403 gene encoding uncharacterized protein LOC111906403, translating to MDKFVQPDDKECMKMAMLKHEETFKEQVYELHRLYKTQKMLMKNVQRTRHNHQENISFNYQQQKNKFDLEHPATTAKEYNRVSETLNDQELEEDECEIELTLAPTSFNRRRNMTNKPESSDSVPSFSSSSTGSSHTKRIERISRENSGFMNSNRRNSNSSSDRPLKQSPWMYQVLSLNMT from the exons ATGGATAAGTTTGTTCAGCCAGATGATAAAGAATGTATGAAGATGGCCATGTTAAAGCATGAAGAAACCTTCAAAGAACAG GTATATGAACTTCATAGATTGTATAAAACTCAGAAGATGCTGATGAAGAACGTGCAAAGAACAAGACATAATCATCAAGAAAACATATCATTCAATTATCAACAACAGAAGAACAAGTTTGATTTGGAACATCCTGCGACAACAGCTAAAGAGTACAATCGTGTATCAGAAACATTAAATGATCAAGAACTTGAGGAAGACGAGTGTGAGATCGAGCTGACGTTGGCCCCCACAAGTTTTAATCGAAGGAGGAACATGACAAATAAGCCCGAATCATCAGATTCCGTGCCCAGTTTTTCATCGTCTTCAACAGGGTCGAGTCATACAAAGAGAATAGAAAGAATCTCAAGAGAGAATTCAGGCTTTATGAATAGCAACAGGAGAAACAGCAACAGTTCTTCAGATAGACCACTCAAACAGTCTCCATGGATGTATCAAGTTCTAAGCTTAAACATGACTTGA